In the genome of Drosophila yakuba strain Tai18E2 chromosome 3R, Prin_Dyak_Tai18E2_2.1, whole genome shotgun sequence, one region contains:
- the LOC6538717 gene encoding LOW QUALITY PROTEIN: uncharacterized protein LOC6538717 (The sequence of the model RefSeq protein was modified relative to this genomic sequence to represent the inferred CDS: substituted 1 base at 1 genomic stop codon), with the protein MTHLSALALLMLHLLLVVPILASHSPLLTQPQPVDNSEGLSTLSKHFESPMLASLSSTSNIPSSDFDHSASGNSTRILRRGKRYLQFSKGSRMSWRTNGKNNLWTINTLWAYGYGFRANYPFPSIEEQKKDNAVFFRLFKRDLFSKLETALDGHGFDGRACMLKSFCTAINDVDNPKQKSGMLFKMLKLIFRRAKRYLDIIETTRIFVGIAXIIFNIKYPLKFRVNAKNNVIKSPIVWAHGYGFRANTPVLVKRENRPFRRDTYELLHELIDRSGLDGRACVLKAYCTALAGDHGQGFLFKLLKYVFTLDEHDKRHMPHLREENCEQIMHSHCPLSFDSISPYTDDV; encoded by the exons ATGACTCACCTGTCAGCGCTGGCATTGCTGATGCTGCACTTGCTCCTGGTGGTGCCCATCCTGGCATCCCATTCACCCCTCCTCACTCAACCCCAACCCGTTGACAATTCCGAGGGGCTCAGCACACTGTCCAAACATTTCGAGAGCCCCATGTTGGCCAGTCTATCATCGACCAGCAATATTCCCAGCTCCGACTTCGACCATTCCGCATCCGGCAATTCCACAAGGATACTGCGGCGTGGCAAGCGTTATCTACAATTCAGCAAGGGATCACGTATGTCG TGGCGCACCAATGGCAAGAACAATCTGTGGACAATCAACACTCTGTGGGCCTACGGCTATGGCTTCCGTGCCAATTATCCCTTTCCCTCCATCGAGGAGCAAAAGAAGGATAATGCCGTCTTCTTCCGCCTGTTCAAGAGGGACCTCTTCTCCAAACTGGAGACCGCTCTGGATGG CCATGGCTTCGATGGCCGAGCTTGCATGCTGAAGTCATTCTGCACCGCCATCAACGATGTGGATAATCCCAAGCAGAAGAGCGGAATGCTCTTCAAAATGCTCAAATTGATATTCCG TCGAGCGAAGAGATATTTGGATATTATAGAGACCACTCGTATATTTGTGGGTA TTGCATagattatatttaatattaaataccCCTTAAAGTTTCGCGTCAATGCCAAAAACAATGTGATCAAATCGCCGATTGTGTGGGCCCATGGCTATGGCTTTCGGGCCAATACGCCGGTGTTGGTCAAAAGGGAGAACAGGCCCTTTCGCAGGGACACCTACGAGTTGCTCCACGAGCTGATCGATCGCAGTGGCCTGGATGGACGAGCCTGTGTCCTGAAGGCCTACTGCACCGCCCTCGCCGGGGATCATGGTCAGGGATTTTTGTTTAAGCTCTTGAAATACGTATTTAC CCTGGATGAGCACGACAAGCGGCACATGCCGCATCTGCGGGAGGAGAACTGCGAGCAAATCATGCACAGCCATTGTCCTTTGAGCTTCGACAGCATATCTCCATACACGGACGATGTGTAA